actcccgaaatcatcaataaaatccacgatatggtgttgaaggatagaagattaaaagtgcgtcaGTTAGCTGAGGCCNNNNNNNNNNNNNNNNNNNNNNNNNNNNNNNNNNNNNNNNNNNNNNNNNNNNNNNNNNNNNNNNNNNNNNNNNNNNNNNNNNNNNNNNNNNNNNNNNNNNaggagattatgttgaaaaataaaaaaaagtttacccaaaaaaaattgtttttatacttcattctaaggacttattgaactaccctcgtagatacATACTGTGCTCATCGGTTCGAAGGAATCAAAATCCGCTTTTGTAGGCCGAAACGGAGCCGTGTCCATAATCAATAGTACTTTTTCCGTCTTCTGGGTCTCACTATGATATTCTCGAACCGAGGGCAAAAATACGTTTTCATACCAATAAAGTAAAAGCTCTCTATCCATCAGCGCATCTTTCTGCGCCACATAATAAACCGGAAGTTTCGATACGCCCTCGAAACATTTAGGATTTTTCTCGCTCCCAATAACAAGCAATGGGACCTTGTGAGTTCCAGTTGCATTAGTACAAACCATGACTGTCACTTTGTCCTCATAAACTTTCTGGCCAAGTTTATTCGGCAAGAGCCTCCAATAAACTTCGATTTCATCCGCATCATAAACTTGATGATCTTCAACTCCGTGTTCCTTCTTCAGTTCGGCAAGATGCGTCTGGAATTCTTGGTGGTCTTCCGAGTTCCAAAAACTCTTCACATTTCGAAGAGCATATTTGACTTTGATACCGTGCCGATTCCTAAATCTAGAAAACCAGGCATTGGTGCCACTAAATTCTTCTAATTCGGGCCAGGTTTCGCTCATACTTCGAGCTGTGTCTTTAATTATTGCTGAGACAACTGATTCACTTAAGGCTCTTCTCTGCTTGTACCATAAAAGCAGACATTCGTCGAGAAGAAGACGTTTCTTTTGTTGCGAACTTCTTTTATGAATAGGTTTTACCTTCAAGCCAAGTTTCAACAACTTTTTATCTTCTCTGCCTATTCGTCGAACTGTCGCTTCCGAAATTCCGAATTCGCGAGCCACTATTGCGACACTCGTTCTTGCATTTAACCAATTTGTTATTTCAAGTCGTTCGTCTTGGTCCAGATAAAGTATTTTTCTTCGTTTAATACTCATCCTCTTTGACTTGAAACTAGACCCGAGCTGAGAGAAAGGATTTTAGAAGATTAACGtcttgaccgggaaaccgggaaagaacaggaatttaatttattccacACTCGGCCCGAATGGCAACCTTTTGCCCCTGAAAATAGGggcgaaagtagcatatatttcccgcaaaccgcatttgcggggcgaaagtaaaatcagcggggcgaaagtaaaattagcggggcgaaagtgaaattaGCAGGGCGAAAGTGAATTTTGCGGcacgaaagtaaaattagcggggcgaaagtaaaatcagcgggacgaaagtaaaattagcagggccaaaaatgaattttgcggagcgaaagtaaaattattgggacgaaaataaaatttgcggggcGACAGTAAAATtttcggggcgaaagtaaaatcagcggtgcaacagtaaaatcagcggggcgacaATAAAATCAGCGGTGCAACAGTAAAATCTGCGGGGCGAAAGTGAAATCAGcgtggcgaaagtaaaatcagcgggacgaaagtaaaatcagcggggcgaaagtaaaattagcgggacgaaagtaaaattagcagggcgaaagtgaaattagcagggcgaaagtaaaatcagcgggacGAAAGTAAAAGTATCgggataaaagtaaaattagcagggcgaaattgaatttttcggagcgaaagtaaaattagcggggcgaaagtaaaatcagcggggcgaaagtaaaattatcagggcgaaagtaaaatcagcggggcgaaagtaaaattagcaggGCGAATATAAAATCAgtggggcgaaagtaaaaattagtcaATCAGAATTCAAGGTGCGAAAAAAGCTATAGAAAAATGCTTCGGACCCGCTTTTCAGGTTTAAAAGGTGGCCACGGTCGGGGGTGGAATAAAATACTATACGCAACAAAGAGGCGAAAGTATTTTTCCTATGGGAAAATCCGCGGGACAAATCTTCTCCTTTCGGCCCTTGttgcaaaaaaatagatttatcgcGTTTTTATTCGCTTATTCCTAATTTCCCTGAattgaaacaagaaatttttgaCACAGAacggacattttttaaaacaatgattctttgcgaattcatctttcttcagtaaaaattgaaaatttgtctctcgATGAAAATCTACTTTgttgataatcaattttttacactaaaaattgaattattccgtagaaaatttaactatttggctgaaaatccgTTGGTTTTatgtttgttaagaattagatttttaacataaaatttaacgattctatttttggttgaaaatgtgtcatttctgaataaaatttcaactattgggtttaaaattgatattttttacatagaaattaAACctgttctttgaaaatttatgtactttgtgaaaaattctcctgttttgtaaaaaattaatcttcatgtttgaaaaatcatatatttggcataaatttcaagtattctagttgaagatttataatttgagttaaaaattcatcagtttcgttgaaaattaactccttcaactgaaaatttgattgaaaatatatcttttttaattgtaaattcaactatttcgttgaaaatacacatatttggttaaaaatggatattttttttatagaaaatgatttttttcttttcaagaatcttcttgttaaaaatgtaagtataatTTATCAATgatcattttaggtgaaaattcgtctcttatgttggaaataaaattacttggttgaaagttaaactattttgttaaaaattaaattttctggttcaagattcattacttttaataaaaattaatttctttggttgaaatatgagataattgataaaaaacttcttttttcttggCATGAAAAGGAATTTTGTTTCGATActttatttgttttgttaaaaattggtttcttttctggttgaaaattattatttaaaaattaatcctcttgattaaaaatttctttagttggtgaaaaatttaaatattctagttaaagattcatcattttagatcaaaattcataaatatttaaaattttctttgaaaattcatcattttgtttgaaaatgcaaccatcttttaagttagtttttttaaagcTAGTTTTTGtgttaacttattccaatttaatattgtatagttttagttgaaaattcaccggtttggtcgaagattaatttttttaaccaaaaattccattattttttggttaacaatttatcttttatagaaaaaatta
This DNA window, taken from Belonocnema kinseyi isolate 2016_QV_RU_SX_M_011 chromosome 9, B_treatae_v1, whole genome shotgun sequence, encodes the following:
- the LOC117179821 gene encoding jerky protein homolog-like, whose product is MSIKRRKILYLDQDERLEITNWLNARTSVAIVAREFGISEATVRRIGREDKKLLKLGLKVKPIHKRSSQQKKRLLLDECLLLWYKQRRALSESVVSAIIKDTARSMSETWPELEEFSGTNAWFSRFRNRHGIKVKYALRNVKSFWNSEDHQEFQTHLAELKKEHGVEDHQVYDADEIEVYWRLLPNKLGQKVYEDKVTVMVCTNATGTHKVPLLVIGSEKNPKCFEGVSKLPVYYVAQKDALMDRELLLYWYENVFLPSVREYHSETQKTEKVLLIMDTAPFRPTKADFDSFEPMSTVEFFPQNIPSIIHPMSCGITKDLRVIYKELFVKNLSKAKNEMLVEAMVENYSFVDFCFLIASAWEAVKEENITHAWSKNLSESDFSQDRIKQEREQLMRVVQQIPGYERAFLDGVISWVHKETIRPGWKVMTNDEIVKIVTGYSNETSDFICKESEMKEEISDSTDG